In one window of Desulfovibrio sp. UIB00 DNA:
- the polA gene encoding DNA polymerase I: protein MSLKQRLNLSAEPVFLMDGSAFIYRGFFANKNMQRSDGFPTNALVVVTRVLLRILRDERPAHFLFVKDGKGKNFRHDLYPLYKANRDATPEDLVRQMDPIVRMVKALGIPVEISDGCEADDCIASLAARFSAQRPVIIVSGDKDLKQCLGPNVYMWDPASKEEKLLSAADFTAESGLRPDQWADVQALVGDTSDNIPGVPGIGPKTAQKIFEICPTLEDIRDHFALLGPKIQDKLRDHLENMFLWRQLTSLSLDVCTGLTIDDMTVNPLNEALCASMADEFELHALRRDMATLARLQRSAPTGSAVSPFPAPSVITSEGAASNAGSNTGADAGAPRSAAQGSLMAAAEKSSSKPRPAAGAGPQMSLLDVADEPEAPLLSEVGQLPPCAGLEAAIIWPGGMGKPPHVAVAGGDDFRWGGSVEDLCTWLAGAQRLVTSDLKAQLIAAACWRKLPSEANPPFFFDLGLAAYLINPEESDYGWPRLAVRWGIPLREGQGGNGPASMAQRMAASMEQRLEADGLLELYRTLELPLTPVLAQMEARGVAIDAAAFQSFLSDVQGEIDRLTQEVFTAAGTTFNIRSAQQLGEVLFNTLKLPSPRKTRGGQASTNQETLEKLAGQHPVVESILQFRKLEKMRSTYLDPLPRLVDPRGRIHTTFNQKATATGRLSSSNPNLQNIPVRGPLGKRMRSCFIAGPDHALVSADYSQVELRVLAHMSQDTALIEAFRNGEDIHARTAALVYDLPSSEVSPDQRRNAKTINFGLIYGMGAQKLAQELKITTNEAKEFIARYFERLTGLKQFYEEVEAVAKRQGYVTTLGGRRRLLPDIHSANGQNYALARRQAINTVIQGSAADIIKLAMLAVAHDAELKRLDARLLLQVHDELLLEVPTEAAAAAGERVAALMGGVMPGGVALSVPLVVDWGQGRDWGSAH from the coding sequence GCAAGAACTTCCGTCACGATCTGTACCCGCTGTACAAGGCCAACCGTGACGCTACCCCCGAAGATCTGGTGCGGCAGATGGATCCCATCGTGCGCATGGTCAAAGCTCTTGGCATTCCAGTCGAGATTTCTGACGGCTGCGAGGCTGACGACTGCATTGCCTCGCTGGCGGCGCGTTTCTCCGCCCAGCGGCCCGTGATTATTGTGAGCGGCGATAAAGACCTCAAGCAGTGCCTCGGCCCCAACGTGTACATGTGGGACCCTGCATCCAAGGAAGAAAAGCTGCTTTCTGCCGCAGATTTTACGGCAGAAAGCGGCCTCAGGCCCGACCAGTGGGCCGATGTGCAGGCCCTTGTGGGCGACACGAGCGATAATATCCCCGGCGTACCGGGCATTGGCCCCAAGACGGCGCAGAAAATTTTTGAAATATGCCCGACGCTTGAAGACATACGCGATCATTTTGCTCTGCTTGGGCCCAAGATTCAGGACAAGCTGCGTGACCACCTTGAAAATATGTTTTTGTGGCGGCAGCTCACGTCCCTTTCGCTGGATGTGTGCACCGGGCTGACCATTGACGACATGACCGTCAATCCGCTGAATGAAGCCCTGTGCGCCAGCATGGCGGACGAATTTGAACTGCACGCCCTGCGCCGCGACATGGCAACTCTGGCTCGTTTGCAGCGCAGCGCCCCCACAGGTTCGGCAGTGTCTCCGTTCCCGGCCCCTTCTGTCATTACATCTGAGGGGGCAGCATCAAATGCTGGCTCAAATACTGGTGCGGATGCTGGCGCTCCCCGCTCCGCTGCCCAGGGTTCGCTGATGGCTGCCGCCGAAAAATCTTCTTCAAAGCCCCGCCCCGCAGCTGGGGCTGGCCCGCAGATGAGCCTGCTGGATGTGGCCGATGAACCCGAGGCTCCGCTGCTGAGCGAAGTAGGGCAGTTGCCCCCCTGCGCAGGGCTGGAGGCCGCAATCATCTGGCCCGGTGGTATGGGCAAGCCGCCCCACGTGGCGGTGGCTGGCGGTGATGATTTTCGCTGGGGCGGCAGTGTGGAAGACCTCTGCACGTGGCTTGCCGGGGCGCAAAGGCTGGTTACGTCTGACCTCAAGGCCCAGCTGATTGCCGCCGCGTGCTGGCGCAAGCTGCCGTCCGAGGCCAATCCTCCGTTCTTCTTTGATCTTGGCCTTGCCGCCTACCTCATTAATCCCGAGGAAAGCGATTATGGCTGGCCCCGTCTGGCTGTGCGCTGGGGCATACCCCTGCGCGAAGGGCAGGGCGGCAATGGCCCTGCCAGCATGGCCCAGCGCATGGCCGCTTCCATGGAGCAACGGCTGGAGGCTGACGGCCTGCTCGAGCTGTATCGCACGCTTGAACTGCCGCTCACGCCCGTGCTGGCCCAGATGGAGGCGCGCGGGGTCGCCATTGACGCAGCGGCCTTTCAGTCCTTTCTTTCAGATGTGCAGGGCGAGATCGACAGGCTCACGCAGGAGGTTTTTACCGCAGCGGGAACCACGTTCAACATCCGCTCGGCCCAGCAGCTTGGCGAGGTATTGTTCAACACGCTCAAGCTGCCCTCGCCGCGCAAAACCCGTGGCGGGCAGGCATCCACCAATCAGGAAACGCTGGAAAAACTAGCCGGGCAGCATCCCGTGGTGGAGAGCATCCTCCAGTTCCGCAAACTGGAAAAAATGCGCTCCACCTATCTGGACCCCCTGCCGCGTCTTGTGGACCCGCGCGGGCGCATCCATACGACCTTTAACCAGAAGGCCACGGCCACGGGGCGGCTTTCGTCCAGCAATCCCAATCTTCAGAACATCCCCGTGCGCGGGCCGCTGGGCAAGCGCATGCGCTCGTGCTTTATCGCCGGGCCCGATCATGCCCTTGTTTCCGCCGACTATTCGCAGGTTGAACTGCGCGTACTGGCCCACATGTCACAGGATACTGCCCTGATTGAGGCCTTCCGCAACGGCGAGGACATCCACGCCCGCACGGCTGCGCTGGTGTATGATCTGCCGTCCAGCGAGGTCAGCCCCGACCAGCGGCGCAACGCCAAGACCATCAACTTTGGTCTTATTTACGGCATGGGCGCGCAAAAGCTGGCTCAGGAACTGAAAATCACGACCAACGAGGCCAAGGAATTCATTGCCCGCTATTTTGAGCGGCTTACAGGCCTGAAGCAGTTTTATGAAGAGGTGGAGGCTGTTGCCAAGCGGCAGGGCTATGTGACCACCCTTGGTGGTCGGCGGCGCTTGTTGCCCGATATCCATTCCGCCAACGGGCAGAACTACGCGCTGGCGCGGCGACAGGCTATCAATACCGTGATTCAGGGGTCAGCGGCGGATATCATCAAGCTTGCCATGCTGGCTGTGGCCCATGATGCGGAGTTGAAGCGTCTGGATGCCCGGTTGCTTTTGCAGGTGCATGACGAGCTTTTGCTGGAAGTACCCACGGAGGCTGCGGCTGCTGCGGGTGAACGGGTGGCGGCGCTTATGGGCGGGGTTATGCCGGGCGGCGTGGCTTTGTCTGTGCCGCTGGTTGTGGATTGGGGGCAGGGGCGTGATTGGGGCTCCGCCCACTAG